Part of the Dehalococcoidia bacterium genome, TCCAGCGCGCCGACCTCGTCGCTGCCGCCCGAGAGGCGGGCGATGCCGGGTTCGATGTGCTGATCGCCTGCGCCTTCAACTACGATGCGCACGCTACGGAGTTCAGCAAGCTGGGCCGCATCCCCGTGCTCAAGGCCCGCATGAACGCCGACCTCCACATGGCCGAGGACCTGAAGAACACGGGCAAAGGGAACCTGTTCATCATCTTCGGCGAGCCTGACATCACCCTCCTGCCGGAGAAGGACGGCAAGCTCCGCGTGAAGGTGAACGGCGTGGACGTGTTCAAGCCCCAGACCGGCGAAGTCATCAGCGACGGCGCCGACGGCATTGCCTGCTGGTTCATCGACACCGACTACAACGAAGAAAGCTTCTTCGTCCGCCACGCCTACTTCCTCGGCGCCAACGACCCCTACAGCGCCCTCAAGACAACGCTCAAAGCCGAAATCAACCCCGAAGCCTGGGCCACGCTGAACAGCGACACGTCACGCCCGTTCGAAAAACCAAAGTCGGGGCGGATAGCGGTCAAGGTTATCAACCACCTTGGGGATGAGGTAATGAAAGTGTTCAAGGTATGAACCAGGGCGGGGCGCACTGGGTCGGGGCTGATCCTGGCGGCGAAGGCAACTTCGGCATCGCCATCATGCACACGCTCGGCGGCTGACCCCGCGCCCCTCTCCCCAGGGGGAGCGGTTGCAACAGGGGGAGGGGGGTTAAGGAGATGACACGACACCGGCCCGTCATCGCTCGCTCTGTCCCCTTTAGGGGACAGAAGTTGCGGCGCAACACGTTGCGTGACCGTTGCGTTTGCGGACGAGTTCATGGAGAACGGCGAGGGTTTCTACGTCGCCCTGTCCGAGTTGTCCGAGGCAAGGAGTCCCCAGCGCCCGATGCGCTGGCCTTCCTGAATGTTCACGAAGCGGCCTCGATGACGGCCAAGGACCGTCCGCACGTGGTTCGGCGGAAGGCCCGCCGCAGCGCTGATCTCGGCCACGGTCAACGCCCCCAAGCGGAGGGCCTCGGAGATTCGGTCGGCTTGTGTCATCCCCGCGTCTCGCTCATGCGCCCATCTCCCCGTCCTGTGCTACGCACAGGAGCTTCCAGCCTTGTGCTCTGGCGTGGTCGGCGGTTTGCCGTCACGTTTCGCTAGCTAAACAAAAAACTAGCTGGGGCGTGGTGATGTCACACATCGGCCCGTGGCGCTCCCGCTCAGAACCCGCCTTTGAAACAGCGGCCTCGGCCCCGTGGTGACGGCCTCGACGGGGGCGGGCCAGGGCGATGTTGACGGCGCGGGAATCGGGATCGCCCGCGTCCGCGATGCGCCGGACGGCTTGTTCTGGGAGTCGCCGCTGACTGGGCCGGAAGCCCCATGCGAAGCGCAGGACACGGTCCCGCTTCAGCTCGCCGATGATGTACGAAACTTCGCCGTCTTCAAGGTAGCCGCCCCAGCCTGGCTCCAGAAGTCGTGTGTCGTGGTCCGCGTGCATCGCTCAGCCCTCCCACGGCGCAGACCCCAGGCACGGGACGCCCTGGCACGCAGTACACAGGCGTCTACTGATTCCGCACCGGACGGCTGCGATCTCGCCGCGCTTGAGCCGCTGGCCCAGGGCGAGCATGGCCTCCAGAGCGTCCGCAAGAGACGGGGGAGCCGCCTGGGAAACGCCCGTCGCTCCGGCCCGGAGATGGGCCAGTACCTCGGCTTTGTGCTGGCGCAGGACAGCCAGCATCTCCCCTGGCAGGGGAGCCGGAGCGCGCACCCGCAAAGTGTCGCCTTCGACGCGGAAGGTCGCCCCAAGCTTCTGACACTCCGCCAGGACAGCCAGAGCCTCGCTCATAAGGCCGCCTCCCAAACATCGCCCCCGCCCGCGTCCCCCGCCCCTTTTGCCGTAACAGGCGTAACATCGTATCTGTGTTGTATCTGAACGTTACCCGTAACATCAGCTTGGGGGCCTGTATCTGTGTTACGGCTAGCCGTCTGAATCTGAGCCGTATCTAATGTTACGGGTGTTACGGGTAAAACGCCGGGGAGCGTGAGCGTGTACCGTTCCCAAGCCTCGGCAAAGACCGCCCGCTCGTAGCCCTTGAAAGTTACTTTTTCCGCGCGAAGAGTCTTTGGTGTGATGCCGAAGGGCTTCAAAAGGCGGGCCAACTTTGAGGCGTCCAGAGGGCGTCGGTCAAGATCGGCCCACGGACTCTCTTCGATGGCAAGCAGGCCCCGCACAATTTCCACCGATGGGAGTCTCTCAACGCCTTGGGCATTGAAAAGGCCCTTTATGTCCCCCAGTAGGCGCACGCCTAGACTTGCATCCTCTCGCTCGCCCGCTCCGGACAGAGCGAGCGCAGCCTGGCGCGCTCGGCGAGGCCAATCGCCCCCCGCAGCGTCCGCAAGGGCCAGCAAAGGCTCCCAGCAGTCCTGCGCCCTGTCATCGAGCTCCGGCGGCAGAGAGGGCCGCGCGTCTCGCAGGTTAGTAAGGCTCGCTGCCCATGCTGCAACGTGCTCTTTGAGAGCGTCCGCCTCTGGCAACACGTCGCGGCGCCGGAACCGCTCCACCGGCTCACTGGCGGTACGGCGCTTCAACACGATGAGAATGGCACGGTCCGCGACCGTGTCGGGCAACTTGCCGATACCAGCGATGGCCTTCGGGCAGAAGGTCGGAAAATCATGGAAGGTGAGGCCAGCCCCTACGCCTACACACAAACTCGCCACTCCGCCGCGCCTATGGCCCGTGTTGAGGACGCCCCGGAGCGCTTCGGCATATTCTTTGTCGGATGCGAAAGCAGCGTCCGACTCGTCCAGCAGCAAAGTAGGCTTATCCCGTTCGATCTTCCGATAGAGCACGGCTGGGGACACGCGCCCGGTCAGCCAGTGGCGGGCTGTCAGCAAGTCCAGCGCCTCCAGCAGGCGAGTCTTGCCGCTTCGTTTCTCCGGAGACGTGATGCTGAGATAGGGCGTCGCGTCCGCTTGCTCAAAAGCGTGCGTATGCGCAACCCAAAGGGCGATAGCCTCCGCTTGCTCCTGGCGCAAGACGAC contains:
- a CDS encoding DUF3631 domain-containing protein, coding for MMPDSDAATIRAGLHCGRSGCPCARERGNVHCPAHDDHNPSLSIGEGEGGRVLVHCQAGCPQDKVIAALREKDLWARNGKEPMTKPREVATYGYKDEQGNLLYQVVRYMPKDFRQRRPDGAGGWLWNLDGVRRVLYRLPELATMPTDAPVFIAEGEKDVDNLSTHLGLCATCNSGGVGKFTEDLREPLKGRHVIVIVDKDKAGRAHGQQVAGLLYGFVASVKVLELPGDGVKDASDWLAAGGTREALEALMKDAPEWTPAAQDGDADTAQADGQPPAASGLTPPTQPVDGAAILYELVAFVRRFVVLRQEQAEAIALWVAHTHAFEQADATPYLSITSPEKRSGKTRLLEALDLLTARHWLTGRVSPAVLYRKIERDKPTLLLDESDAAFASDKEYAEALRGVLNTGHRRGGVASLCVGVGAGLTFHDFPTFCPKAIAGIGKLPDTVADRAILIVLKRRTASEPVERFRRRDVLPEADALKEHVAAWAASLTNLRDARPSLPPELDDRAQDCWEPLLALADAAGGDWPRRARQAALALSGAGEREDASLGVRLLGDIKGLFNAQGVERLPSVEIVRGLLAIEESPWADLDRRPLDASKLARLLKPFGITPKTLRAEKVTFKGYERAVFAEAWERYTLTLPGVLPVTPVTLDTAQIQTASRNTDTGPQADVTGNVQIQHRYDVTPVTAKGAGDAGGGDVWEAAL